A portion of the Celeribacter baekdonensis genome contains these proteins:
- a CDS encoding response regulator transcription factor: protein MATLKKILLVDDDDDLREALSEQLVMTEDFDVFEADSGASAVERAKEGHYDLIMLDVGLPDTDGRELCKRLRKSGVKAPILMLTGHDTDADTILGLDSGANDYVTKPFKFPVLLARIRAQLRTHEQSEAAVFQLGPYTFKPAQKMLVTEDDKKIRLTEKETNILKFLYRATEGVVARDVLLHEVWGYNAGVTTHTLETHIYRLRQKIEPDPSNARLLVTESGGYRLAS from the coding sequence ATGGCCACTCTCAAGAAGATTCTGCTCGTTGATGATGATGATGATCTGCGCGAAGCGCTGAGCGAACAGCTTGTCATGACCGAAGATTTCGATGTGTTCGAAGCCGACAGTGGCGCCTCTGCCGTCGAGCGCGCGAAAGAAGGCCATTATGACCTGATCATGTTGGATGTTGGCTTGCCGGACACGGATGGGCGCGAGCTGTGCAAGCGCCTGCGTAAATCCGGTGTGAAAGCGCCGATCCTGATGCTCACCGGCCATGACACCGATGCCGACACCATTCTGGGTCTTGATTCCGGTGCCAATGACTATGTGACCAAGCCGTTCAAATTCCCGGTGCTTTTGGCCCGTATCCGCGCCCAATTGCGCACCCATGAACAATCGGAGGCAGCTGTGTTTCAGCTTGGGCCATATACGTTCAAGCCGGCGCAAAAGATGCTTGTCACCGAAGACGACAAGAAAATCCGTCTGACGGAAAAAGAGACCAATATCCTCAAGTTCCTCTACCGCGCCACCGAAGGCGTTGTTGCCCGCGATGTGCTGTTGCATGAGGTTTGGGGCTATAATGCCGGGGTGACCACGCACACTTTGGAAACCCACATCTATCGCCTGCGTCAGAAAATCGAACCCGATCCCTCGAATGCGCGGTTGTTGGTGACCGAATCCGGTGGCTATCGCTTGGCGTCCTGA
- a CDS encoding exodeoxyribonuclease III, whose protein sequence is MPFTLATWNINSVRLREPIVCKLLEEEAPDVLCLQECKSPVDKIPMDQFRALGYTHMVARGQKGYNGVAILSKLPLVDAGGEDYASLGHARHVAATLENGVTIHNFYVPAGGDVPDREVNEKFGQKLDYLTEMRDAFHANRPEKSILVGDLNIAPREDDVWNHKSLLKIVSHTPIEVEHLAETQEAGKWVDITRQDIPEGLLYSWWSYRAKDWDEADKGRRLDHVWATSDISNAGHGSRVLRAARGWEKPSDHAPVFATFDL, encoded by the coding sequence ATGCCCTTTACCCTTGCCACTTGGAACATCAACTCCGTTCGCCTGCGCGAGCCCATCGTGTGTAAACTTCTGGAAGAGGAAGCACCCGATGTGCTCTGCCTGCAAGAATGCAAATCCCCGGTTGATAAAATCCCGATGGATCAGTTTCGCGCCCTTGGGTACACCCACATGGTTGCGCGCGGGCAAAAGGGCTATAACGGTGTGGCGATCCTCTCGAAGTTGCCGCTTGTCGATGCGGGGGGCGAGGATTACGCCAGCTTGGGCCATGCCCGTCATGTTGCCGCCACGTTGGAAAACGGTGTGACGATCCACAATTTCTATGTGCCTGCCGGGGGCGATGTGCCGGACCGGGAGGTCAACGAGAAATTTGGGCAAAAGCTCGATTACCTCACCGAGATGCGAGACGCGTTTCACGCCAATCGCCCGGAAAAATCCATCCTTGTTGGTGATTTGAACATCGCGCCGCGCGAGGATGATGTGTGGAACCACAAGAGTCTGTTGAAAATCGTGTCGCACACGCCGATTGAGGTCGAGCATCTGGCTGAAACTCAAGAGGCTGGCAAGTGGGTCGACATCACCCGCCAAGATATTCCCGAGGGTCTTTTGTATAGCTGGTGGTCGTATCGGGCCAAAGATTGGGACGAAGCCGACAAGGGTCGTCGTTTGGATCACGTCTGGGCCACGTCGGATATTTCCAACGCCGGGCATGGGTCGCGGGTGCTGCGCGCCGCGCGGGGATGGGAGAAACCATCGGATCATGCGCCCGTATTCGCCACCTTCGACCTTTAA
- the trxA gene encoding thioredoxin: protein MMDLGLTNTTATAPDAGAYVKDVTEADFMAEVIDASQEVPVIVDFWAPWCGPCKTLGPALEAAVNAAGGKVKMAKVNVDENQMIAGQMRVQSIPTVYAFFKGQPVDGFQGALPPSQIAEFVKKTADLAGDGGLAEAVAAADEMFDLGEIDDAAQTYAAILEEDPNLAAAFAGLAKCHIAKGEIDEAEAVLNGVPADVAHTAAIEGVHAQIALAREAENAGPVAELTAKVEADPSDMQARLDLAVALHANGQIEESVETLLAAFKLDRDWNEGAIKEQLFKVFDSLKPNDPIVLAGRRKLSSIIFA from the coding sequence ATGATGGACCTGGGTCTAACAAACACCACCGCGACTGCCCCGGATGCGGGCGCCTATGTCAAAGACGTCACAGAGGCCGATTTCATGGCCGAGGTGATCGACGCCTCGCAAGAGGTCCCTGTGATCGTGGATTTTTGGGCACCTTGGTGTGGCCCGTGCAAAACGCTTGGTCCGGCTTTGGAAGCGGCTGTGAACGCCGCCGGGGGCAAGGTCAAAATGGCCAAGGTCAACGTCGATGAAAACCAAATGATCGCAGGCCAGATGCGGGTGCAATCCATTCCTACCGTCTACGCCTTTTTCAAAGGCCAGCCGGTAGATGGCTTTCAAGGCGCGTTGCCCCCCTCGCAAATTGCCGAATTTGTCAAAAAGACCGCTGATCTTGCGGGGGATGGTGGGCTGGCCGAGGCTGTGGCTGCCGCAGATGAGATGTTTGATCTCGGTGAGATTGACGATGCGGCGCAAACCTATGCGGCCATTCTTGAAGAAGATCCAAACCTTGCTGCCGCCTTCGCGGGTCTCGCCAAATGTCATATCGCCAAAGGCGAGATTGATGAGGCCGAAGCGGTGCTGAACGGGGTGCCCGCAGATGTCGCTCACACGGCTGCGATCGAAGGTGTCCACGCCCAAATCGCACTGGCGCGTGAGGCCGAAAATGCGGGCCCCGTTGCCGAATTGACCGCCAAGGTCGAGGCCGATCCCTCGGATATGCAGGCGCGTTTGGACCTCGCCGTTGCTTTGCACGCCAATGGTCAAATCGAAGAGTCAGTTGAAACATTGCTGGCCGCGTTCAAATTGGATCGCGACTGGAACGAGGGCGCGATCAAAGAACAATTGTTCAAGGTTTTCGACAGTCTCAAGCCAAACGATCCTATTGTTTTGGCCGGGCGTCGTAAATTGTCCTCGATCATATTTGCCTGA
- a CDS encoding LON peptidase substrate-binding domain-containing protein: protein MITAADLPKTIAIFPLTGALLLPRSKLPLHIFEPRYLQMIEDCMKTPTRLIGMVQPRSGAGEGKLNSIGCAGRLTGFSETEDGRYMITLSGISRFRLGQESTGFSPYRKFDVHWVDFAADLGPAEHDPCLDRRHFISLLRRYFDEEDLRTDWENLGRAEDELLINSLSMLCPFGCEDKQALLEAPSLSTRRETLITLIEFALRGGNNEEMM from the coding sequence ATGATAACAGCCGCCGATCTTCCAAAAACCATTGCGATTTTCCCGCTGACCGGGGCGCTTTTGCTGCCTCGGTCAAAGTTGCCTCTGCATATTTTTGAGCCGCGGTATTTGCAGATGATCGAAGATTGCATGAAAACCCCGACCCGCTTGATCGGTATGGTCCAGCCCCGCAGTGGGGCAGGGGAGGGCAAACTCAATTCCATTGGTTGTGCTGGCCGCCTCACCGGGTTTTCCGAAACCGAAGATGGTCGCTATATGATCACCCTGTCCGGCATCTCGCGCTTTCGGTTGGGTCAAGAGAGCACTGGGTTTTCGCCCTACCGTAAATTCGACGTTCATTGGGTGGATTTTGCCGCCGATCTAGGGCCTGCCGAACATGATCCCTGTCTGGATCGTCGGCATTTTATCTCGCTGCTGCGTCGGTATTTTGACGAAGAGGACCTGCGCACCGATTGGGAGAATCTGGGCCGTGCCGAAGACGAATTGTTGATCAATTCCCTGTCCATGCTCTGTCCCTTTGGCTGTGAGGACAAACAGGCGCTTTTAGAGGCGCCGTCTCTTTCCACCCGGCGTGAAACTCTGATAACGTTGATCGAATTCGCTCTCAGAGGCGGCAACAACGAGGAGATGATGTAA
- a CDS encoding Trm112 family protein, translating to MDAPSEPQTPLFDRRMLEALVCPQTHATLIYDAEAQELISKTAGLAYPIRNGIPIMLVSEARKIDA from the coding sequence ATGGACGCCCCATCCGAACCGCAAACGCCGCTGTTTGATCGTCGTATGTTGGAGGCGCTTGTGTGCCCGCAAACCCACGCGACGCTGATCTATGATGCTGAGGCTCAGGAATTGATTTCCAAAACCGCAGGCCTCGCCTATCCGATCCGCAACGGCATTCCGATCATGTTGGTCTCAGAGGCGCGCAAAATCGACGCCTAA
- a CDS encoding FAD-dependent monooxygenase has product MTQNSTPSSDVIIVGGGLNGPALALACAHAGLSVTLIDSLPQAARASDAFDGRGYALSLSSQRLLKAIGIWGKAAAHAQEILDVKVTDGKPGEGPAPFMLEFRDGEIDESPMGYMVEDRYLRQAFLAALDRQARITQIEGTVTAQQVDAHGAKVTLSDGTVLPGRLIVGCDGRKSGTAERAGIGRTGWGYGQTALVCAIAHELPHHGCAHQFFLPSGPLAILPLPGNQSSIVWTEKDKMAWDIQALSDADYMAVLKPRFGGFLGDISLVGHRFAYPLNITLANKFYAPRVALVGDAAHGMHPISGQGLNAGLKDVAALSEVIVDAHRRGEDIGRADVLARYSQWRHFDVATMALMTDSFNKLFSNDNPILRIARDMGMGVVNSITGLRRAAIREAAGVNGDLPKLLQGRAL; this is encoded by the coding sequence ATGACCCAGAACTCCACCCCCTCAAGTGATGTGATCATCGTTGGCGGCGGCCTCAATGGTCCAGCCTTGGCGCTGGCCTGTGCGCATGCGGGGTTGAGCGTGACGTTGATCGACTCTTTGCCGCAGGCGGCCCGCGCCAGCGACGCCTTTGACGGTCGTGGCTATGCGCTGTCCCTGTCCTCTCAGAGGCTTTTGAAAGCCATTGGGATTTGGGGCAAAGCGGCCGCCCATGCACAAGAGATTTTGGACGTGAAGGTCACGGACGGCAAGCCGGGCGAGGGCCCTGCACCGTTTATGTTGGAATTTCGCGACGGCGAAATTGATGAAAGCCCGATGGGCTATATGGTCGAGGATCGTTATCTTCGACAGGCGTTTTTGGCCGCTTTGGATCGGCAAGCCAGGATCACCCAAATTGAAGGCACGGTCACGGCGCAACAGGTCGATGCCCATGGGGCAAAAGTGACACTGAGTGACGGGACCGTGCTGCCCGGGCGGCTGATTGTTGGCTGTGATGGCCGCAAATCCGGTACGGCGGAGCGCGCCGGGATTGGCCGCACCGGATGGGGTTATGGCCAAACGGCTCTGGTCTGTGCGATTGCCCATGAATTGCCACATCACGGCTGTGCGCATCAGTTTTTCTTGCCCTCGGGACCCTTGGCGATCCTGCCTTTGCCCGGCAATCAAAGTTCGATTGTCTGGACCGAAAAGGATAAGATGGCCTGGGACATTCAGGCCCTGTCTGATGCCGATTATATGGCTGTGTTAAAGCCTCGTTTTGGCGGCTTCCTTGGTGATATTTCTTTGGTTGGCCATCGTTTTGCCTATCCGCTCAACATTACCTTGGCGAACAAATTTTACGCCCCACGCGTGGCTTTGGTCGGTGATGCGGCGCATGGGATGCACCCGATTTCAGGCCAAGGTTTGAACGCTGGCCTGAAAGATGTTGCCGCCTTGAGCGAAGTGATTGTGGACGCGCATCGGCGCGGCGAAGACATTGGCCGCGCCGATGTTTTGGCGCGCTATAGCCAATGGCGTCACTTCGACGTCGCCACCATGGCCTTAATGACGGACAGCTTTAACAAGTTGTTCTCAAACGACAATCCCATCCTACGCATCGCACGTGATATGGGGATGGGCGTGGTCAATTCGATCACGGGCCTGCGCCGCGCCGCCATCCGCGAGGCCGCCGGGGTGAATGGTGATTTGCCAAAACTGTTACAGGGGCGGGCGCTTTAA
- a CDS encoding amidase: MADFKDMSMCDLGRGIGAGDIDPRDLAADFLDRAAAHPLSPRIYARMMTDRALAEAEAAAMRAQNGVRRGLLDGVPVSWKDLFDTADVATEAGTALLKDRIPARDSEMVRRGAQAGLVALGKTHMSELAFSGLGLNPITATPPCINDMEAVSGGSSSGAAASVAFGLAPGAIGSDTGGSVRIPSAWNDLVGLKTTAGRLSVEGVVPLAAAFDTVGPLVKTVEDAAALFAILDGTSASDLKGASLKGKRFLILDSVVFDDIRDAPLAGFDAAVAKFKDAGVEIHRAPVPAVEAAMDLSGILFTVEAYAEWREYIEADPDVMFPRILERFRAGGTFSGVDFVAGWKKLAHLRAQYLKATAGYDAVILPTAPILPPHAERLMTDAEYYVTENLLALRNTRVGNLMGLAALTLPTGVPSCGIILQTPPNTEARLLRLGAAAEAALA, from the coding sequence ATGGCCGATTTCAAAGACATGAGTATGTGCGATCTTGGGCGCGGCATTGGCGCGGGCGACATTGATCCGCGTGATCTGGCGGCTGATTTTTTGGATCGTGCGGCCGCTCACCCGCTCAGCCCCCGCATTTATGCCCGTATGATGACGGATCGTGCTTTGGCTGAGGCCGAGGCTGCCGCCATGCGTGCACAAAATGGCGTGCGGCGTGGCCTTTTGGATGGTGTGCCGGTGTCGTGGAAAGACCTTTTCGACACGGCAGACGTCGCGACTGAAGCGGGCACGGCGCTGTTGAAGGATCGTATTCCCGCCCGTGACTCCGAAATGGTCCGCCGCGGTGCGCAGGCTGGGCTGGTTGCCTTGGGCAAAACCCATATGTCAGAATTGGCGTTTTCCGGTCTTGGCCTCAATCCGATCACCGCCACACCGCCCTGTATCAACGATATGGAGGCGGTTTCGGGCGGGTCGTCCTCAGGTGCTGCCGCCTCGGTGGCTTTTGGTCTCGCACCCGGAGCGATTGGGTCGGATACCGGCGGCTCGGTGCGTATTCCGTCTGCGTGGAACGATCTTGTGGGGCTTAAAACCACCGCCGGACGGTTGTCTGTGGAGGGGGTCGTGCCGCTTGCGGCCGCGTTTGACACGGTCGGGCCGCTGGTCAAAACCGTCGAAGACGCCGCCGCGTTGTTCGCCATTCTGGACGGCACATCCGCCTCCGATCTCAAAGGCGCAAGCCTCAAAGGCAAGCGGTTTTTGATCCTCGACTCCGTCGTGTTTGACGACATTCGTGACGCCCCACTTGCCGGGTTTGACGCCGCTGTGGCCAAATTCAAAGACGCCGGAGTCGAGATTCATCGGGCCCCTGTGCCCGCTGTCGAGGCGGCCATGGACCTCTCGGGCATTCTGTTCACCGTCGAAGCCTATGCCGAATGGCGTGAGTATATCGAAGCCGATCCTGACGTGATGTTCCCGCGTATCTTGGAGCGGTTTCGGGCAGGTGGCACGTTCAGTGGTGTTGATTTCGTGGCCGGTTGGAAAAAGCTTGCCCATTTGCGCGCGCAGTATCTCAAAGCCACGGCGGGCTATGATGCCGTGATCCTTCCCACCGCGCCGATCCTGCCGCCCCACGCGGAGCGGTTGATGACGGATGCGGAGTACTATGTGACTGAAAACCTTTTGGCTTTGCGCAACACACGGGTCGGCAACCTGATGGGATTGGCGGCGCTGACCCTGCCCACGGGTGTGCCGTCTTGCGGGATCATCCTGCAAACGCCGCCCAATACGGAAGCGCGCCTGTTACGGCTTGGGGCCGCGGCAGAGGCGGCGCTGGCCTAA
- a CDS encoding aminotransferase class I/II-fold pyridoxal phosphate-dependent enzyme, translating into MTFPERFSNLPDYAFPRLRNLLDAHAPGGEVMHMTIGEPRHAMPDFIGEVLAENIAGFAKYPNNNGSDALLSAISNWIARRFDVAVDPETDIMALNGTREGLMNACLALCPEKKRGKQPVVLIPNPFYQVYAVAAVTSGAEPVFVPATRDTGFLPDYASLPTEVLDRATIAYICSPSNPQGAVASRDYLRALITLAEKHDFKVFADECYSEIYRDVPPTGALDVARELGADPERVVIFHSLSKRSNLPGLRSGFVASGPQNIHHIRRLRAYSGAPLPGPIQAVSARVWADEDHVIASRALYAEKFDMADEVFAGIDGAAAPEAGFFLWLPVKDGEEAAMRLWTQTGVRVLPGAYLSRDVDGENPGAPYIRVALVAPINETRRGLIMLRDCLYT; encoded by the coding sequence ATGACGTTTCCTGAGCGGTTTTCAAACCTGCCAGACTATGCGTTTCCGCGTTTGCGGAACCTTCTCGACGCGCATGCGCCGGGCGGTGAGGTGATGCATATGACCATTGGCGAACCGCGCCACGCCATGCCCGATTTTATCGGAGAGGTTTTGGCCGAAAACATCGCAGGTTTTGCCAAATACCCGAACAACAACGGCTCTGACGCGTTGCTGAGCGCGATCTCAAACTGGATTGCGCGCCGCTTTGATGTGGCGGTCGATCCCGAGACTGACATCATGGCGCTGAATGGCACGCGTGAAGGCCTGATGAACGCCTGTCTGGCGCTGTGCCCAGAGAAAAAACGCGGCAAACAGCCGGTCGTTTTGATCCCGAACCCGTTTTACCAAGTCTACGCCGTGGCTGCCGTGACCAGCGGGGCAGAGCCCGTGTTTGTGCCTGCCACGCGGGACACCGGGTTCTTGCCCGATTACGCCAGTTTACCGACCGAGGTGCTCGACCGCGCCACGATTGCCTATATCTGTAGCCCGTCCAACCCACAGGGGGCCGTGGCCTCGCGCGATTATCTGCGCGCCTTGATCACCTTGGCGGAAAAGCACGACTTCAAAGTGTTTGCTGACGAATGCTATTCCGAGATTTACCGGGATGTGCCGCCCACAGGTGCGCTTGATGTCGCCCGCGAATTGGGGGCTGATCCCGAACGCGTGGTGATTTTTCATTCTTTGTCTAAACGCTCGAACCTTCCGGGGCTGCGTTCGGGGTTTGTCGCCTCTGGACCGCAAAATATTCATCACATCCGTCGTCTGCGGGCCTACTCCGGCGCGCCGCTTCCGGGCCCAATCCAAGCCGTGTCCGCGCGGGTTTGGGCCGACGAAGATCATGTCATCGCCTCGCGCGCACTCTATGCCGAAAAATTCGACATGGCCGATGAGGTGTTTGCGGGCATCGACGGTGCGGCGGCCCCTGAGGCCGGTTTTTTCCTCTGGCTGCCCGTCAAAGATGGCGAAGAGGCGGCGATGAGGCTTTGGACACAAACTGGCGTGCGGGTTTTGCCCGGCGCTTATCTTTCGAGGGACGTGGATGGGGAAAACCCCGGCGCGCCATATATCAGGGTCGCTCTTGTGGCCCCAATCAACGAGACACGGCGCGGGCTGATCATGCTTCGCGACTGTTTGTACACATAA
- a CDS encoding DNA translocase FtsK, translating to MASYQARGRDPLFDRNTQAVLERRGKELIGLGLIVAGILFALMLGSYVPEDPSWLSATDAPVHNVLGRFGASIASPLMIIVGVASWGFPLAFLAWGLRFVLHRGADRALTRSVFVPIAIAVAAVYASTHASTAPQSFGGLFGDTVLAALIQIIPFGAGFSLKALSVLSFFGTLAIALFAFGFVVRELLAGGRFLLIGVVSLYALVLHLLGRSARGSMTVGQRLAQNAAQRRDERRQAAAELVEFEAAQAVQAQPRPGRVLRAPMPEPAPQAEAYPAEYDSKPSLFAKMPGLLKRTAPEDLEPELIERDEAPDVYVAPGQDDRIRSKIANVISARSRVGSREAPAVSERVEPPLTAAQKAAAKYKKGPKPMILAQAERSQPVVAPYAAAYVDDGLAEGNLRADETDADLSPYDTYDDAATYDATAYDDYGYGAADAFEAAPLPEVEEIEPPEYLNAQPQRYEPPKPAAPEAKRVVQHPVRKPVVQSKQAQAEAQPALKFDPKEAQYEVPPLSLLDNSVNIVRHTLSDEALEENARMLESVLDDYGVKGEIVSVRPGPVVTMYELEPAPGLKASRVIGLSDDIARSMSALSARVSTVPGRSVIGIELPNDHREMVSFREILSTRDYGDGKLSLPLALGKDIGGDPVVTNLAKMPHLLIAGTTGSGKSVAINTMILSLLYRLTPEECRLIMIDPKMLELSVYDGIPHLLSPVVTDPKKAVVALKWAVAEMEDRYRKMSKMGVRNIDGYNGRVKEALAKGELFSRTVQTGFDEETGDPIFETDEFQPETLPYIVVIVDEMADLMMVAGKEIEACIQRLAQMARASGIHLIMATQRPSVDVITGTIKANFPTRISFQVTSKIDSRTILGEQGAEQLLGMGDMLYMAGGGKIQRCHAPFVSDEEVEKIVSYLKAYGPPDYVGGVVEGPDADKESDIDAVLGLSGGNTDSEDALYDTAVAIVIKDRKCSTSYIQRKLAIGYNKAARLVEQMEDEGVVSSANHVGKREILVPEQ from the coding sequence ATGGCATCCTATCAGGCACGTGGTCGCGATCCGCTTTTCGACAGAAACACCCAAGCCGTTTTGGAACGGCGGGGGAAGGAACTTATTGGGCTTGGCTTGATTGTGGCAGGGATTCTGTTTGCCCTGATGCTCGGTTCCTATGTGCCCGAAGATCCAAGTTGGCTGTCCGCCACCGACGCGCCTGTACACAATGTTTTGGGTCGGTTCGGTGCCTCGATTGCCTCGCCTTTGATGATCATCGTCGGTGTCGCCTCTTGGGGCTTCCCTCTGGCGTTTCTGGCATGGGGATTGAGGTTTGTCCTGCATCGCGGGGCTGACCGCGCGCTGACGCGGTCTGTGTTTGTCCCGATCGCAATTGCCGTGGCTGCGGTCTATGCCTCGACCCATGCCTCCACCGCGCCGCAAAGTTTTGGCGGTCTTTTCGGCGACACTGTTTTGGCCGCATTGATCCAAATTATCCCATTTGGTGCGGGGTTTAGCCTTAAAGCCCTTTCTGTCCTGTCATTTTTTGGCACGCTTGCGATCGCGCTTTTTGCCTTTGGCTTTGTTGTCCGTGAATTGCTTGCGGGCGGGCGGTTTTTGCTGATCGGTGTTGTGTCGCTCTATGCACTGGTGCTGCACCTTTTGGGGCGCAGTGCACGCGGGTCGATGACGGTCGGACAGCGGTTGGCTCAAAATGCCGCCCAACGTCGCGATGAGCGCCGCCAGGCCGCCGCCGAACTTGTCGAATTTGAAGCGGCGCAGGCCGTGCAGGCCCAGCCGCGACCGGGGCGCGTGTTGCGAGCGCCGATGCCGGAGCCTGCACCACAGGCTGAGGCTTATCCTGCGGAATACGACTCCAAACCTTCGCTTTTCGCGAAGATGCCGGGGCTCTTGAAACGCACCGCGCCTGAAGATTTGGAACCGGAATTGATCGAACGCGACGAGGCCCCGGATGTTTATGTTGCGCCGGGTCAGGACGATCGTATCCGCTCCAAAATTGCCAATGTGATCAGCGCCCGCTCGCGGGTTGGATCACGCGAGGCTCCGGCGGTTTCCGAGCGGGTTGAACCGCCGCTCACCGCCGCGCAAAAGGCCGCGGCGAAATACAAAAAGGGTCCGAAGCCAATGATCTTGGCGCAGGCCGAGCGGTCACAGCCGGTGGTTGCCCCCTATGCGGCGGCCTATGTTGATGATGGCTTGGCCGAGGGCAACTTGCGTGCTGATGAGACCGACGCGGATCTGTCGCCCTATGACACATATGACGATGCTGCGACCTACGATGCCACTGCTTACGATGACTATGGCTATGGTGCAGCAGATGCGTTTGAGGCCGCGCCTCTTCCAGAAGTTGAAGAGATTGAACCCCCGGAGTATCTGAACGCGCAGCCGCAGCGGTATGAACCGCCAAAACCCGCAGCCCCCGAGGCCAAGCGTGTGGTGCAACATCCGGTGCGCAAACCTGTTGTTCAGTCGAAACAGGCGCAAGCCGAAGCCCAGCCTGCGTTGAAATTCGACCCGAAAGAGGCGCAATACGAAGTGCCGCCGCTGTCCTTGTTGGACAACTCGGTCAACATTGTGCGTCACACGCTCTCAGATGAAGCGTTGGAAGAAAACGCACGGATGTTGGAAAGCGTGTTGGACGATTACGGCGTCAAAGGTGAGATCGTTTCGGTCCGCCCTGGCCCGGTTGTCACCATGTACGAACTTGAACCGGCGCCGGGTCTCAAAGCGTCCCGAGTGATCGGCCTCTCCGACGACATCGCGCGCTCTATGTCGGCGCTCTCGGCCCGTGTGTCCACGGTGCCGGGTCGGTCGGTGATCGGGATCGAATTGCCCAATGATCACCGCGAAATGGTCAGCTTCCGCGAAATCCTGTCGACCCGCGATTATGGCGATGGCAAATTGTCCCTACCTCTGGCTTTGGGCAAAGACATCGGTGGCGATCCGGTTGTGACCAATCTTGCCAAAATGCCTCACCTTTTGATCGCTGGGACCACCGGCTCCGGGAAATCCGTGGCGATCAACACGATGATCCTCTCATTGCTCTATCGGCTCACGCCAGAGGAATGTCGCCTGATCATGATCGACCCGAAAATGTTGGAGCTTTCGGTTTATGACGGCATTCCACACCTTTTGTCGCCGGTTGTGACCGATCCGAAAAAGGCCGTTGTCGCGCTCAAATGGGCTGTGGCGGAGATGGAAGATCGCTATCGCAAAATGTCCAAAATGGGCGTGCGCAATATTGATGGGTACAATGGTCGCGTCAAAGAAGCGTTGGCCAAAGGTGAGCTGTTTTCGCGCACGGTTCAAACCGGGTTTGATGAAGAAACCGGTGATCCGATCTTTGAAACCGATGAGTTCCAGCCCGAAACTCTGCCCTATATCGTCGTTATCGTGGACGAGATGGCCGACCTGATGATGGTTGCGGGCAAAGAGATCGAAGCCTGTATTCAACGTCTCGCGCAGATGGCGCGGGCCTCTGGCATCCACTTGATCATGGCGACACAGCGCCCGTCTGTCGATGTCATCACCGGCACGATCAAGGCCAACTTCCCGACCCGGATTTCGTTCCAGGTGACGTCGAAAATCGACAGCCGCACCATTTTGGGGGAACAGGGTGCCGAGCAGCTCCTTGGCATGGGCGACATGTTGTACATGGCGGGGGGCGGTAAAATTCAACGCTGCCACGCGCCGTTTGTCTCCGATGAAGAGGTCGAGAAAATCGTGTCTTATCTCAAAGCCTACGGTCCGCCTGATTATGTCGGTGGTGTGGTTGAGGGCCCGGATGCGGATAAGGAAAGCGACATTGACGCGGTGCTGGGTCTGTCTGGCGGAAACACCGATTCAGAAGATGCGCTATATGACACAGCCGTGGCCATTGTCATTAAAGACCGCAAATGTTCGACCTCCTACATCCAGCGCAAATTGGCCATCGGTTATAACAAAGCGGCGCGTTTGGTGGAGCAAATGGAGGACGAAGGCGTGGTTTCCTCGGCCAACCATGTCGGGAAGCGCGAAATTCTTGTTCCTGAACAATGA